From a single Bacillus pseudomycoides DSM 12442 genomic region:
- a CDS encoding MTH1187 family thiamine-binding protein, translating into MSQQVTISFSVVPQAKTKDVYAVVDKAIEVVQQSGVRYEVGAMETTLEGELDVLLDVIKRAQQACVDAGAEEVITSIKIHYRPSTGVTIDEKVWKYRDEYEKPETI; encoded by the coding sequence ATGTCACAACAAGTTACAATTTCATTTTCAGTCGTACCACAAGCAAAAACGAAAGATGTGTATGCCGTTGTTGATAAAGCAATTGAAGTCGTACAACAATCGGGTGTTCGTTATGAAGTAGGTGCGATGGAAACAACACTAGAAGGAGAATTAGACGTGCTTCTTGATGTCATTAAGCGTGCACAACAAGCTTGTGTTGATGCTGGAGCAGAAGAGGTTATTACTTCTATTAAAATTCATTATCGTCCAAGTACAGGTGTAACGATTGATGAGAAAGTTTGGAAGTACCGTGATGAATATGAAAAACCAGAAACGATCTAA
- a CDS encoding ABC transporter permease has protein sequence MNMKNQKRSNITITMIWLILLISIWEGSVSLFRIEPWILPKPSTIVQELIGMKDLLLPNTMQTLQEVIIGLFFAILLGTSIAIIMDVIPLFRVLINPLLVISQTIPIVVLAPLFIIWFGYGMLPKVMVVILVCFFPIALSILEGFQTVDKNMLKLLQTMRATKWQIYQKVKFPAVLPYFFSGLKIAVTYSVMGAIIGEWLGASEGLGVMLTRATKSFLTARVFGIAAIIVMVTLLLYFIVEFMARLTAPWIYRKDDRK, from the coding sequence ATGAATATGAAAAACCAGAAACGATCTAACATAACAATTACAATGATTTGGCTAATCCTTCTCATTTCTATATGGGAAGGATCTGTTTCATTATTTCGAATTGAACCGTGGATTTTACCCAAGCCTTCTACTATTGTACAGGAACTCATTGGAATGAAAGATTTATTGTTGCCAAATACAATGCAAACACTACAAGAAGTTATCATCGGATTATTCTTTGCGATTTTACTTGGAACGAGTATTGCAATTATTATGGATGTGATTCCGTTATTTCGTGTGTTAATTAATCCGTTACTCGTTATTTCACAAACCATTCCGATTGTCGTACTAGCCCCTCTATTTATTATTTGGTTTGGATATGGAATGCTCCCAAAGGTGATGGTCGTTATTCTTGTTTGTTTCTTTCCAATTGCTCTTAGTATTTTAGAAGGTTTTCAAACAGTAGATAAAAACATGCTCAAGTTGCTGCAAACAATGCGTGCGACAAAATGGCAAATCTATCAGAAGGTAAAATTCCCTGCCGTGCTTCCATATTTTTTCTCTGGATTAAAAATTGCGGTTACATATAGCGTGATGGGAGCAATTATCGGGGAGTGGCTTGGTGCGAGCGAGGGATTAGGTGTTATGCTTACTCGTGCAACAAAATCCTTTTTAACAGCTCGTGTATTTGGTATTGCAGCAATTATTGTCATGGTGACATTGCTCTTGTATTTTATCGTAGAATTTATGGCAAGACTAACAGCACCATGGATATACAGAAAGGACGACAGAAAATGA